The Spinacia oleracea cultivar Varoflay chromosome 2, BTI_SOV_V1, whole genome shotgun sequence DNA segment AAACTACATTTATGCTGCTGCTCTAACTACTATTTTTTTCTTGCGTAGGTCATTAAGCGTAAGACTAATGGAGGAGCAGATTATGCATTTGAGTGTGTGGGTGATACTGGAACTGTAACAACTGCTTTGCTCTCATGTTGTGATGTAATTCCCCATGTCTTCCTAATGCGTTTTTAGTTGATTATATTGATTGCATTTCAAATTTATAACTGTTTGGTCGTTCTTCCAGGGGTGGGGTTTGACTGTTACTCTTGGTGTACCAAAAGTGGAGCCTGAAGTGAAAGCTCATTATGGACTGCTTCTTTCTGGAAGAACATTGAAAGGGTCGCTAATTGGAGGGTGGAAACCTAAGTCCGATATTCCAAAATTGGTGGACATGTACATCAGAAAGGTGTGAACAAAAGTCTATGCTCTTCGCATTATTTGCTACGTTTGTCTTGTTATTATTAGTTATTCCACATTAGTCGTTTGACATAAAGTTGGTTACATGGTTCAAAACAAAAGATCCCGTGTCCATCCCAAATAGAATGGTTGCAAAACATAATGAAACAAAACcggaagaaaaaagaaagagaaactaCAGATATAGAAAGTCATCACACACAAACACACTAATATAAAAAACAGTTGGATTAGTACTGAAGCAACTGAAAGACATGACAATTTTGTGGTTTGTGCGGTTGAAGAAAAACTTGAGGGTCTTTTCACTAGCTTCGTTACCTTGTGATTTGGTTGTGGAACAAAGTCACATTTTTATCTTTATGGGCCAAGGCTAGTTGGGCTTTCAAGAGTTACTCGGTTGGGGAGGTACAAAGAAATTGGTGCAATTACCACCAAAAGCCATAATTGATACTCTCACCGTCCCGTAGTACTTGTTACTCTTTCCTTTTTTGTTCGTCCCGCAATACTTATTACATTTCTAAATtatgaatgaccccacaattattataataTCTCTATTCCCACTATCAAAATTTTCTctcaattaattaaaaaaatactcacaAACTCTTTTCACATCTAATgcttcaataaaataacaattgaaaaccaaacaaccacgtttcacctaaaactttgtgcaaaggtgaTTTAACAAATATTTTGCGACGGAGAAAGTAATAAAAAGAGGAAAGTtccattttttcttttgattttttaaaaaaaatcttcatGGAGTTTTGGAGGGTGAGAGTGGGGTTTCAACGTTGTGGGGGTTTTTTCCAGGTGGGTTGGGGGAGTGGTTTCAAGTGGGTGGGTTGGTTTTGGGTTGGAGGGGTGGCTTTGGGTGGGGTAGGGTGGTTTCAGGGTGGCGGCGGCCGTAGTGGTTGTCTCCGGTGTGATGGTTGGGTCGGCAGCCAGTGATATATGGGTGGGGGTGCTCGTGGTCATGATGGTGGGTCGGGCAGTAGAGATGGTTCTAATGGTGGTCAAGGTTTTGGGGGAAAGAGAATGGAAATACCTGGGTGCATTCGGGAATCAACCTAGAAGACTTTGGGGTGAAGTGAAAAATAAAAGAGGGTAAAAGTAATGACAAATAAGACCCAATAAACAACACCAGTTCTTTCACTTTCCCTTAGATGAATGCCTAATGTTTAAACGAAACCTCTTGATGAAGATGTAGTTCACAACCCCGAAGTAATGGATACTTCTCCCTATCGAACATGTCGAACACATCGCTCCTGAAACTCCTATGAACGAGATCTAACACTCGGATCACTCCTGAAACTAAGTCCTATATGTTCTTGATCCTAAACCACCTTTGGAATTAGAATAAAGGTAGTAATTAAACTCATAAGTCACAAACAATGCAAAGCATCAATTTTTTAATATCTCAATAAATCTCTCAAATTTGTTGAATATAAGCATGCCTTTATATAGGCTACAAAATAGATCTAAAATAGGAAATCTCAATTAGCTTAAGAAACCCTAACACACACGGATTAAAGTAGGAAATTAAATCCTATTCCTATCACAAGTAAGAAACCTAATCCTAGTGAAATTAGGAACGTTAATCCTACCCACAATAGGAAAGTTATAACCGAATCCTAATTGGTTTAGAAAACCAACTCCTAACCCTAATTGAACTATGAAAGTTAACATACATCAAATTGGAATTTAAATTACGCCCAAAAATGAGAAAACCGTCCCAAGTGCGACGAAAAAGTCATGAGCAAAATCTATCAAGCAATAAAGATATGAAGAGCTTTGAAATGTCTCTTGCATACGCATCATGCATGCTCCCGCATCATACCCCCTTCTTAAAATAGAATTTGTCCTCATGTTTGTTCAAGCACGGAATTCAGCAATCCCCTAACCATGAAATCATCCAAATCATTCCATCAGAAAGCATAGGAATCAAGTCAACTTTGAGTCTCCTTGCTTCTATATCATTCTCCCAGTATTCAGGAAAAAATCCACCCCCAAATTTTACCATATCTCCACAGCAAGAATTCAACAGAAACGCCATGAACTTCACATAATATTTGTAGCATGATCCATGAAACTCCGAAACAGATGAAAAGAATTACTTGGATCTTTGAAAGTAGTGTCTTTGAATTCAACTGTCACAACGTTAGTAAATAATACTCTTGTCAACCCCAAAAGTACTAATATACCAATCCGGCGTAAGGCCaaaaatagtactccctccgtcccaaaatgttctttacgtttggtattttgcacgcgatttaacgactaattaatgtgcactAAGATTGctctattatttttatttaaaatatgcaaattagttttatttataatgttttcacttttatcaaaaatctgacATTGGGAAAATGGAAAAGATTTAATACCCCAATGGAAATGGGCGAGAGATTAAATACCACAATGAAtataattggttaaaataatccttgacacaaattttgatagaatattaaaacatttatcatataatataaaaggaaatgtaaagaacatatTGGACACCCAAAGTGGAAtacgtaaagaacattttgggacggagggagtataaaaaaaTTCCAGGTCTTTTTCCTTGGACGAACAAGACTAGGAGCAGCACAAATATCATCTAAAGTTTCAGATGCGACGTTGGAAACAAGTTCAGATGAAATCTCGCAATCAAGCTCATTCCCCTTTTCTGGAATTCTTCAACAACTTAACCTTGCTATTGCCTTGATTAAAGCTTTTAGAAGTAGGGCATCACAAATCTCTTTTGATCTTGGACGACAATTATCATTATAAGtatctactccctctgtcccttaatactcgcaccgttttgacttttcgcactattcacataattcactttgatcctattttatttctagtatatgaaaataaatgttagtatataatatattgttggcttcatcttaatatatattttcaaaatattaactttttacaagtttttataatatgtagttaaatatattcgtggtcaaagttgtgcattggcaagcgtgtcaagtagaaacggtgcgagtattaagggacggagggagtatgtcacTTCGTAAGTCTTGTAGAAGAACTAACTTCCAATGAAGAACACTCATATTTGTTTGATACGCAAAAAGATTAGAAACAATAATATTATCGCATAACAGCAAAATGTACCAGATCAAACACAAATTTGATCCAAAAGCCCGCGGAAATTTACAGAACAAAACTTCAGCAAATTTTGACTCAGAATGAAACCGAAAGATATTTAATAAAACGTTTTGACAACTAACTTTCAGACGCTACTGGAAACGAGACATCTACATTGCGCAAATCTGGAACTTTAAAAAGGATACAGCATTGATGAAACTAAAATCAACGATCAACCAAAATGTTCTTCACCAATTTTCAGTAAATATAGTCCCAAAAAGTCCAGCAATACCAATCACAAGTTGGTCTCAGAACAGAAACAAAAAACGAATTAAGGAACAATAGTACCTTATATCCAGTTTTGAATGTCCGGAAGTTTGATGTTGTCCAGAAGGAGTTACTTGCAAATGATAGAAAGTTTCACATCATAAATATTCAATCTTTCTTGATTCTGACGAAACAAGAATCAACGAAAACCACCTAGTACAGTGCCCAAAGTAAGCAAAAACTTTCTCTCGCTCCTTGAAGCGTGAATTTGTTGAGAACAACTCGGATAATCAGTTTTATTTCGTGCTTGATACTCCTCAAGGTTCACTTTGATGAAACTTTCAAAAAAACCAACGATCTTTGAAGAGATTGATTCCTTGACGAATCTTGGAGGTTAAGAAACCGCAAAACTCAACTGATTGTAACGCAAATCTGACCTGATGTTGAATGAGGCTGAATTGATACTAATTGATGTATAAACGAAGCTCTCTTGATGAATATCTGGTTCACAATGCGGAAGTAACCGATATTTGGTGCACACTCATGAACTCACAATTCGAATCCTCAAATTCAAGAGATCACTCCTGAAACTCCTATGAACGAGATCTAACACTCAAATGTTCTTGATCCTAAACCACTCTTGTaaatacaataaatttagtaaGTAATTAAACTCACAAGCAATGCAAAGCATCACTTTTTTTTATATCTCAATAAATGTCTCAATTGTATTGAACATAAATATGCTTTTATATTGGCTACAAAACAGACCTAAAATAGAACTCCCAACTAGCTTAGGAGACCCTAAAACACACAAATTAAAGCAACAAATTAAAACCTAATCCTATTACAAGTAGGAAACGTAATCCTAGTGCAAGTAGAAAAACTAATCCAAGTCAAAATACGAAAGCTAAGACCGAATCCTAACGGCCTATTTGGTAGGCGGTCATAAATGGTGTCAACGGGAATGAATTTGTACgtaaatttgtaaggaaaatcCAAGTCAATATACATTCCATAGTAATGCTACTTCACTCAAAATTATCTCTtttctttataaaattttattaccatccattaccacttggggagtggtattaggtgggaatgcaaatttatgaagaaaaacaccaagtttgagacaaaatttcattactATTGACATCGTGGTGTTATTTTCTTGTCAAATAACACTTAAATTTATTACCATTTCCACAatttattaccggctaccaaacAGGTAGTATTAGGATTAGAAAACCAACTTCCAATCCTAATTGAATTAGGAAATCTGACATACCTCAAACTGAAATTTAAACTACGCCTAAAACGAGAAAACCGTCCAAAGTGAGACAAAAAAATCATGAGTAAAATCTAATTAAGCAATAAAGATATGAAGAGTTTTGAAACGTATCCTGCATACGCATCATGCATGCTCCTGCATCAATACCCGAACCAAATACCCCCTTGATATtttctaattatgaaaatccagagcaattgtaaaaataaaaagatcaGCTTTTACAACTACTAGGACCCCAATTTCCCAAAATGATAAACCCTCAATCTACCCTTTCCtaaaacatactccctccgtatttaattaaaagatacacttccCATAATCGgccttatttaattaaaagatacattTCCTATTTTTGGATGTCATGGTCCCcactttcaattatattaatctTTTTCTCGGGTCCCCACACTTATTCACATCATCTTTtactacaataaataattcatccactATCAGTTtctaacaataaataataattcaatacctcactttcatcttattcaaCTCACCCTCCTAAAACTACGtgccggtcaaagtgtatctTATTATTAAATACAGAGGGAATACCTTTCACAACTTTTAGGGGGGCAGCTTCAATTGTTGGAGATCAACAATTTTCGATTGATTGCTTAGGATGACTTCTCCATCACGATTTTGTAAGGAATTTTAAAATAGTTTTACAGGAGGAGAATTGAACATTTTCCCACTTAAATATGGGTGGTATTTTCACAAATAAAGTACTACCTTTCCTAGAAAACATTTTGAAAAGCTGAACGATACGCTCATGTACAGTAGTTGTGCTCGGTTAATTTGACATCATAAAGGTGTCATGTTGTTATTTCTCTTACTGAGCAAAAGTAGACTGGAGAATTTCAGCTTTTGTTAATGCAAATAGATTCTAAGCTCCAAACTATATTTTCCAGGTCTGTCGGTCCATTAAGTGCATGAACTGACAGAATGTAAATAGATTCAAAACATCCATAGCAGGCGAAAATTGAGCTTGGTTAACTATCCTGGATTCTTGGTGGGAAATGCTTTTGGTTCTTTGAGTTTTCTCTTCATAACACAGACAAATCTTCTGGAAATTCTATATGAACTTGATATAGAATCCTATCATACTGCATTTGTATCATCAAAAGCATCCTTGTTTCATAAATACACGGTTCTACTTTGATCAGACTGATGGGTTAACTTGTATATGGGATAGGCATAGATTAAAAGCATCATTACAAGGTCATTTTTAATTGACTTCTCATACATTGCCATTTCTTTGGAGATATTCATGGTACCATGCTGTTATAGGAGAAACAAATCCTTGTATCGTGAAAGCATCTTGCTTCTATTCTTTCTTCTTTACATTTATACTTACATGACACTTTTTTAAAATGACTACAGGAAATCCCGATAGATCAATTTATCACTCATGATCTTCAATTTGCTGATATCAACAAAGCTTTCGAGCTTATGATTGGTGGGAAGTGTTTACGCTGTGTAATTCACATGCCAAACTAGATTTAAACCGGTACGATAAATGCGAACAATGATACTGCTCAATTATATGAAAGTATATCTACATAACTGAGTTCCTACACAAAATACAGATTGGTCTATCCATTCGTCATTTTTCCAATACCAAATGGAAGAAAACTTTCAATTCCCTTACTGAAGTTAACAAAGATGCTGCTCTACTGTATCAAAGTTCTAAGTTGTTGCTGGGTTAAACATCAATTCATCTAGCTAAGCTGAAGTACAGGAATTGAGAGAAGCAGTAAACAAAGACGCCCTATTTTTACATAAAGTTTGTGTGTGACGTTGTATTAAATTAGTGacttaaccaaaaaaaaaaatgtgacaGTATCATTCAAAAGTTTCAGAACAATCTTCCTGTAGTGTTGTTTGATTACCGGAAATATTTCCTCGTACGTATTTCTAACCCATCAGGGGAAAATTATTATTCGGAATTAATTATACATGTGAAAAAAGATTTCTATATACGTGGGCCTTCAAAGTACATATTTGAAACACTGATTTGTGAAATTTTCTACATACATGGGCCTTGACAGTACATCTTTGAAACAGACTTGTGAAAAAATCAAACCAAGATTGAATTATTGGCGTATTGACATGTTTCAATTAGATATAGATTTTGTAAAGGTATTGATGGAAGTGAGTAAAAGAAAATTTGTTCTTGCTTTCCTTGACAATAATGTCTTTTTAAAAGTTGTTCTTGATAAATACTGCCCATGATTACTGTTTTGTCACAAATTCTTGCAAATTAAGATTtcacaaaaatggcattttttgtttttttttttaataaatcacAAAAATGGCATTTATAAATAACTTTGGCGTTGAAATCCAACACATGTAAGTTGTCCCACATTGGagaaataggagagagaaaacaaactTATAAGCTTGAGAAGTTGCTCCTATTATTGCCAAAGTTTAGCGATAAACTTTTGTTGGACCTATGAGTGGACAGTAATATTGTATGCATGGTACAAACGGATGTGTTTTGAATGCATTAAGAATACAATACATTTGAAATCAAAGATTGCATagtaacaaataaaaaaatgacAAACAATATCCTAGCTCAACCACTCTCTAACATAGGCTTCATCCACGGCTCTACTAGCCGTATTAGGTAAAAGGAAATGAAACAGGTCACCTAACTTAAAGAAGAACCTCTCTTTTAGCACAAGTTAACATAAATATACTTGTAACAAGTCAACCAGCTTACTCAAACTAACTTGTGTAGCTTGCTTTACGTTCAGATTTGATTTACCAGTTAAAGAACACAGATTACTCATTATTTAGAATTTAGAATTTTTGCTATGCCTTCAGACCCGATGCCGGTTAACCCGAGAATCCATCCAAACCCAACTTCCATTGTCATAGACAAAGGAGCAAAACCAACTGTTCCTTTAGTCCCAAGAAACAGCTCGATTCCATCAGATAAAGGAGACGTGATGGGCAACAATCAACCCCCTTTTCAACAGTCATTACCACCATTTCGTTCTCTTACTAGAACACCAAAGAGGCGAAGCTGTTGTTGCAGagttatatgctgcatattatCTCTACTGCTTGTTTTTCTACTAGTTATTGGTATCCTTGTTCTTGTTTTCTTCTTAGTTTTCCACCCTAAAGTCCCTAACTACTCGGTTGATCGGCTCAGAATAACCGATTTCAGGCTCAACTTGGATCTTAGCCTGTATGCTAGATTCAACGTCAGAGTAACAGCAAAGAACCCGAACAAGAAGATTGGAATATACTACGATAAAGGAGGTAAAATGAGTGTTTGGTATATGAAAACTAGATTATGTCAAGGGTCTTTTCCAGCATTCTACCAAGGTCCGCTCAATACAACAGCAACTGATGTCTCACTTTCGGGGCAAAACCAGTATGGGAAAACTTTGATGCAGGCgttgcagcagcagcagcagacggGAAACATTCCTTTGGAGCTCAAAGTAGATCAGCCTGTTTCCATTAGAGTCCAAGGTATTAAGCTTGGGAAAGTCAGGTTTTTGGTTAACTGCAAGTTGACAGTGGACAGTTTGAACTCCAATAATGCCATCAGTATTAAAGCTAGTAATTGCAATATCAGGGTTAAACTTTGAATCAGTTTATTTATCATCTTCTGTTTCTGTTTTCCATTTATCCTTATTCAGTTTAGActgtaatctaatatatatatatacaggggagttttttcaagagTAATGAGAGCGTCCACATAGGATTGCCACGTCATCacatattattaaattattaactaattaaataaataatatgagAGTCTTGCCATGATTGATTACTTAATACGATAAAGAtagattaataaataatatgggAGTCTTACCATGATTGACTACTTAATACGATAAAGATAAATTTCACAAACTTTTTTTATCtttgtgtatatatatacatattaaaAATCTCAACCCTCACATTAAAAATCTCAACCCTCACCAAATTGTACGGAGGCTTCATTGTATGTGCTTCATTCCATCGCAAGAATATGATGTTGCATGGCGTTGGGTGAGGATGAGGTTGATGATCACTCTTCATCCTTTTCTTTACAGTTGAAttccaaatttttttatttcgttGTCATaatttgtaatcccccgtaaatttataaattttattaatatattttaacgtatagttatttatattttaatagaatttacgaatttaaataataaatatataattaacgtatatttattttattttaagtacgttctaaatactTAACTATTTTTTTGAaccttattatatttatatatttaatgtatatttaatttcatttaaatatattctaaatattttaacggtctgtgcaatcaagaataattttagaattttatgttgaaaagaatttgaattaggaacacttgttgaattcggaaaaacaatcctaacaATTTTTGGATTCGATCAACCTCAATTCTAGTCCTAGCCCACTTGGGAAAGCCCAATAGTATAAACCCATAACCCCTTTTCTATTTCACGTAAATCACAAAAATATCTCAAACCCTTCTTCTTGCTTTAGCCTTCACGTGAAAGCAGCAACTCACAAACCTTGCAACCTTCTCTCCTTCTGCCGCCGCTGTCCCCGCCGTTGCCCAGCCGCCGCGCCGCCGGTAAGGCCTCTCACCTCCTTCTCCTTCGTCCTTTCCTCCTTCGTTCCTGTTTCTTTTA contains these protein-coding regions:
- the LOC110806040 gene encoding NDR1/HIN1-like protein 6, whose amino-acid sequence is MPSDPMPVNPRIHPNPTSIVIDKGAKPTVPLVPRNSSIPSDKGDVMGNNQPPFQQSLPPFRSLTRTPKRRSCCCRVICCILSLLLVFLLVIGILVLVFFLVFHPKVPNYSVDRLRITDFRLNLDLSLYARFNVRVTAKNPNKKIGIYYDKGGKMSVWYMKTRLCQGSFPAFYQGPLNTTATDVSLSGQNQYGKTLMQALQQQQQTGNIPLELKVDQPVSIRVQGIKLGKVRFLVNCKLTVDSLNSNNAISIKASNCNIRVKL